In one window of Falco biarmicus isolate bFalBia1 chromosome 16, bFalBia1.pri, whole genome shotgun sequence DNA:
- the LOC130159780 gene encoding receptor-type tyrosine-protein phosphatase V-like isoform X4, with translation MCYKIEVTAMFACMETTSQTVTAQTSPSPVHNLSLSSSGSSEVLRASWAHARGQRDGYHLALYHSDSQALVRNVSILPNTSMFLFDGLLAGSEYALKVSTLAGSSQASTSIHQWTAPSIPTQLRLSPGSSTSLVASWAGAAGAAWLHLVLRNLLTQTVTTTLSARRGLTSYTFQHLHPGTPYWLGLSVTAGSYTVVGPNATAWTYPLSPGNVTLSSAEEQSSLQAHWSTPAGGRDFYLVTLQEGEDGAPTRNISVSGDNGHVTFHGLSPGKQYSVQVMAVAGPYRASARSTTAWTQPLAPSGVSLSSQGSSSSLLASWEEATGEGYMLALSPVEHTMRNSSLLKGVMNFTYEGLRPGTLYAFEVSTVAGPYTSSPRRITNWTYPLPPEQLTLSNQGRSTSLQASWKAAPSGSTGYTGTLWETRSREWVRNLTVVNNWTNVTFEGLVPGRQYTLEMAAMAGPYRSPVRSATDWTYPLAPAGVTLTNTRRPLGLSAFWDKGAGDVDQFHLQLYSKSHPVQRNISVGPNTNNFTFLGLSPGIQYFLKVTVLAGPYRSSSHFATEWTYPLSLANVSVQPGQRPQDLHVSWVESGGGREHLVQLSVAESLSIIRNVSVPRGVTQLDLEGLVPGSRYRMEIITQAGPHRTSSQTAIAYTVPLPPLSLLASPVSTAWALAVHWETPPGQRDGYLLSMHEEGSSAPARKLEAGKDSTNVTLAQLEPGTCYLIGIWAVAGPYRSLPRSVTGCTVPAAPTNLSLTNPGSSSELYMCWNKPPGRRDHYRVVLYSLSTQSKNRVQTLSPDAQNVTWMHLEAGSRFAVQVTAVKGSLEASSTNVTQWTYPLAPDNLTLGSPSASMLQVSWEAMGRRAEGYVVDVYDTASSAPVGHTVLSGDARSHIFRNLSPGSHYSVAVKATAGPFHASTPNLTHCTRPLPPAAVHWLSTGHPDRLSASWGAAAGGRDGYTLTLYHARLGTVAATASLGSDTHNFTFTDLTPGYEYSLEASATAGPYQAAAPNISGWTRPLPPATVRLLSTGHSDRLSASWGAAAGGRDGYTLTLYHARLGTVAATASLGSDTHNFTFMGLAPGSKYMLEVVSMAGSYKTPVANVSNWTYPLAPRNVYMTNQGYPNRLSASWQAEPQGQDSYRLLLYHSGSGIVAANVSVGKGTSKFTFSGLAPGHKYLLEVAAVAGPYTAAAGNISDWTTPSVPKNLSAVAEGNNTMLVSWGSISGQQDDCQLWLRDPRNSTLPWRHALGRGQVQHLLQGLIPGRNYSVSLSCVAGPYWSSTKPLAVPMEPNPVQDVQCLPESRSLYLNWTSSPGDVEVYEVVTERLSDDGPPTSKYVMSIPKSEASLEGLWPNSSYRIVVSTVGTNTMRSQAVTLLCNTTVEALPPPLRADIFQVEGSSTVVIPSDLFSEENGQIEYYGVVATTNDSLLRPTQDIMSSTWYDHYYGTEDSYLAVLIPNPFHLSPRSSPETWRVPVGTEECGQSRATCNGKLKANEQYRFSIAAFTKYDPVAPAVTFTMFSAAGSGADATPLSMPIIAGIITGFLLTLVTIFALVYWKQLRAKRTTKSSLPQEMVTYSLRNVHRPIPIQNFKQYYEMKTASANYAFFQEFEELKEVGKEQPKVEAELPANVSKNRYPHVLPYDHSRVKLSQLREEPHSDYINANFMPGYTSQQEFIATQGPLKKTIEDFWRLVWEQNICNIIMLTVCMENGRVLCDHYWPSESAPVSYGQVQVHLLMQSSSEEWTIREFKLWHEGLRAERHVSHLHYTAWPDHGIPESTTSIMTFRELVREHIQSTKDAGPTLVHCSAGVGRTGTFIALDRLLQQMKQEKVVDIFGVVYTLRMNRYLMIQTLSQYIFLHSCILDKILEEPLVGLSGTERSCRIPLKSFAQHYAQKAAKSHVGFLREYETLLEAVKEEASSATPSSGNQQARPSSSILPYDRSRVKFSLLEHGPFSGLLQVWRVPGCSSSREYLAVQGPDKLTMEDFWTLVWEQDIHTILTLLPRQEKVEVPSEECWPLEGDSLCTKMLTIQCGTEKLVSGWRCIQLKMKHEKKAKERQVQQFLYTLWSPKKQPDVQSLVELLTAVRQCMSPRKRAGPLLLHCSGGMSQMGTLISLDCLLHQMKAERTVDVYGVTLQLTRSCCLMTPTLDQYMFLYTCIRDIIAQKLP, from the exons ATGTGCTACAAGATTGAGGTGACAGCCATGTTTGCCTGCATGGAGACCACCAGCCAGACAGTCACAGCACAGACAA GTCCTTCACCTGTCCACAACCTGAGCCTGAGCAGCAGCGGGAGCTCCGAGGTGCTTCGTGCCTCCTGGGCACATGCCCGCGGGCAGCGAGATGGCTACCACCTTGCCCTCTACCACAGCGACTCCCAGGCGCTTGTGAGAAATGTGTCCATCCTGCCAAACACTTCCATGTTCCTGTTTGACGGGTTGCTGGCTGGCAGCGAGTATGCCTTGAAGGTCAGCACGCTGGCTGGATCCAGCCAGGCGAGCACCAGTATCCACCAGTGGACAG ctccctccatccccacccaGCTGAGGCTCAGCCCAGGCTCCAGCACCAGCCTCGTCGCCTCCTGGGCAGGTGCTGCGGGAGCCGCCTGGCTGCACCTTGTGCTCCGCAACCTCCTCACCCAGACGGTGACCACAACCCTGTCAGCCAGGAGGGGCCTCACCAGCTACACCTTCCAGCATCTCCACCCCGGCACCCCGTACTGGCTGGGGCTGAGTGTCACGGCTGGGTCCTACACTGTGGTGGGGCCCAATGCCACCGCTTGGACAT aCCCCCTGAGCCCTGGCAATGTGACCCTAAGCagtgcagaggagcagagctcCTTGCAGGCTCACTGGAGCACcccagcaggagggagggacTTCTACCTGGTGacgctgcaggagggagaggatgGTGCTCCAACGAGGAACATCTCTGTCAGCGGCGACAATGGTCATGTCACCTTCCACGGGCTGAGCCCCGGAAAGCAATACTCTGTCCAGGTGATGGCGGTGGCTGGGCCTTACCGGGCATCAGCCCGCAGCACAACAGCCTGGACAC AGCCACTAGCACCATCTGGTGTGAGTCTGTCCAGCCAGGGGAGCTCCTCCAGCCTACTGGCCAGCTGGGAGGAGGCAACGGGAGAGGGCTACATGCTGGCACTCAGCCCGGTGGAGCACACCATGAGGAACAGCTCGCTGCTCAAAGGTGTCATGAACTTCACCTACGAGGGCCTCCGCCCTGGGACCCTCTACGCCTTTGAGGTCAGCACCGTGGCTGGCCCCTACACATCCTCACCCCGGCGCATCACCAACTGGACAT ATCCTTTGCCTCCAGAGCAGCTGACCCTCAGCAACCAGGGCCGCAGCACCTCTCTGCAAGCCTCCTGGAAAGCAGCTCCTTCTGGCAGCACCGGCTACACAGGCACCCTCTGGGAAACCAGGTCCCGTGAGTGGGTCAGGAACTTGACCGTGGTGAACAACTGGACGAATGTCACCTTTGAGGGCCTGGTCCCTGGGCGTCAGTATACACTGGAGATGGCTGCTATGGCTGGACCTTACAGATCCCCTGTGCGATCAGCCACAGACTGGACAT ACCCCCTGGCTCCGGCCGGCGTGACCCTGACCAACACCCGACGCCCACTGGGACTCTCTGCCTTCTGGGACAAGGGTGCTGGCGATGTGGACCAGTTCCACCTCCAGCTCTACAGCAAGAGCCATCCAGTGCAGAGGAACATCTCAGTGGGGCCAAACACCAACAACTTCACATTCCTGGGGCTGTCCCCTGGCATTCAGTACTTCCTGAAGGTGACCGTCCTTGCTGGCCCGTACAGATCCTCGTCACACTTTGCCACTGAGTGGACAT ATCCACTGTCTCTGGCTAACGTGAGTGTACAGCCTGGCCAGAGACCCCAGGACCTACATGTCAGCTGGGTGGAGTCAGGCGGTGGCAGAGAGCACTTGGTACAGCTCTCGGTGGCTGAGTCCCTGTCCATCATCAGGAATGTGTCTGTCCCCCGTGGAGTCACCCAGCTTGACCTGGAGGGGCTAGTGCCAGGCTCCCGGTACCGCATGGAGATCATTACTCAGGCTGGGCCTCATCGCACCTCCTCTCAGACTGCCATCGCCTACACTG TCCCACTACCTCCTCTTTCCCTGTTGGCAAGCCCTGTCAGCACTGCCTGGGCTCTGGCTGTGCACTGGGAGACCCCTCCAGGGCAGAGAGATGGGTACCTGCTCAGCATGCATGAGGAGGGCTCTTCTGCACCAGCAAGGAAGCTGGAAGCAGGGAAGGACAGCACCAATGtcaccctggcacagctggaacCGGGAACTTGCTACCTTATTGGTATCTGGGCAGTAGCTGGACCCTACCGTTCCCTCCCCAGGAGCGTCACTGGCTGCACAG TTCCTGCTGCACCAACAAACCTGAGCCTTACCAACCCAGGCAGCTCCTCAGAGCTTTACATGTGCTGGAACAAGCCCCCTGGCAGGAGGGACCACTACCGCGTTGTTCTGTATAGCCTCAGCACTCAGAGCAAGAATCGAGTCCAGACCTTGAGTCCAGATGCCCAAAATGTCACCTGGATGCACttggaggcaggcagcaggtttGCTGTGCAGGTGACTGCTGTGAAAGGCTCGCTTGAAGCTTCCTCCACCAACGTCACCCAATGGACAT ACCCCTTGGCCCCTGACAACCTCACCCTGggcagcccctctgcctccaTGCTGCAGGTCTCCTGGGAAGCAATGGGGCGAAGAGCAGAAGGCTACGTGGTGGATGTCTATGACACTGCCTCCAGCGCTCCTGTTGGGCACACGGTGCTGAGTGGGGATGCCAGGAGTCACATCTTCAGGAACCTGAGCCCTGGCAGCCACTACAGCGTGGCAGTGAAGGCCACAGCTGGACCCTTCCATGCCAGCACCCCCAACCTCACCCACTGCACAC GCCCGCTGCCCCCGGCTGCTGTGCACTGGCTGAGCACGGGGCACCCTGACAGGCTGAGCGCatcctggggggctgcggctgggggGCGAGATGGCTACACACTGACCCTGTACCACGCACGACTGGGCACTGTGGCAGCTACAGCCTCACTGGGGAGTGACACCCACAACTTCACCTTCACGGACCTGACCCCAGGATATGAGTACTCCCTGGAAGCCAGTGCCACGGCTGGACCAtaccaggcagcagcacccaacATCAGTGGCTGGACAC GcccgctgcccccagccacCGTGCGCTTGCTGAGCACGGGACACTCCGACAGGCTGAGCGCatcctggggagctgcagctgggggccGAGACGGCTACACACTGACCCTGTACCACGCACGACTGGGCACCGTGGCAGCTACAGCCTCACTGGGGAGTGACACCCACAACTTCACCTTCATGGGACTCGCCCCAGGAAGCAAGTATATGCTGGAGGTGGTGTCCATGGCTGGGTCCTACAAGACACCTGTGGCGAATGTCAGCAACTGGACGT ACCCGCTGGCACCCCGTAATGTGTACATGACAAACCAGGGGTATCCCAACAGGCTGAGTGCATCCTGGCAAGCTGAACCCCAAGGACAAGACAGTTACAGGCTTCTTCTGTATCACTCGGGATCAGGTATTGTGGCAGCCAATGTATCTGTTGGGAAAGGCACCAGCAAGTTCACCTTTTCTGGCCTGGCTCCAGGACACAAATACCTGCTGGAAGTGGCAGCTGTGGCAGGGCCTTACACAGCCGCTGCAGGAAACATCAGCGACTGGACAA CCCCCTCAGTTCCCAAAAATCTCTCTGCGGTGGCTGAAGGGAACAACACGATGCTCGTCTCCTGGGGCAGCATCTCTGGACAGCAGGACGACTGCCAGCTGTGGCTGCGGGATCCCAGGAACAGCACGCTGCCCTGGCGACATGCCCTCGGCAGAGGGCAAGTCCAGCACCTCCTGCAGGGGCTGATCCCAGGGAGGAACTACTCTGTCTCCTTGAGCTGTGTGGCTGGGCCCTACTGGAGCAGCACCAAACCCTTGGCAGTGCCGATGG AGCCAAACCCAGTGCAGGATGTGCAATGCCTACCAGAGTCAAGGAGCCTTTACTTAAACTGGACCAGCTCTCCTGGAGATGTGGAGGTTTATGAGGTGGTGACAGAGAGACTCTCTGATGATGGTCCTCCCACCTCCAAGTATGTCATGAGCATCCCTAAAAGCGAGGCCAGTCTGGAGGGGCTGTGGCCAAACTCCTCCTACCGAATTGTTGTGAGCACAGTGGGCACGAACACAATGAGAAGCCAGGCTGTGACTCTGCTCTGCAACACAACAGTGGAGG CCCTGCCTCCACCCCTGCGAGCAGATATCTTCCAGGTGGAGGGCAGCTCCACAGTTGTCATTCCATCTGACCTGTTCAGCGAGGAGAATGGCCAGATTGAGTATTACGGTGTCGTTGCTACCACTAATGATTCAC TGCTGAGGCCCACCCAGGACATCATGTCCAGCACATGGTATGACCACTATTATGGGACAGAGGACTCCTACCTGGCTGTGCTAATCCCCAATCCCTTCCATCTGAGCCCCAGGAGCTCCCCAGAAACCTGGCGAGTGCCAGTGGGAACAGAGGAGTGCGGCCAGTCCAGGGCAACATGCAACGGGAAGCTGAAAGCCAACGAACAGTACAG GTTCAGCATTGCTGCCTTCACCAAATATGACCCAGTAGCCCCTGCAGTGACGTTCACCATGTTCTCAG CTGCTGGATCTGGTGCAGATGCAACTCCACTGTCAATGCCAATAATCGCTGGAATCATCACGGGATTTCTCTTGACACTTGTCACTATTTTTGCTTTGGTCTACTGGAAACAGCTTAGAGCAAAGAG AACCACTAAGAGCAGCCTGCCTCAGGAAATGGTGACCTACAGCTTGAG AAACGTGCATCGGCCAATTCCCATACAGAACTTCAAGCAGTACTATGAGATGAAGACAGCAAGTGCTAACTACGCTTTTTTCCAAGAGTTTGAG GAGCTGAAGGAAGTTGGGAAGGAGCAGCCAAAGGTGGAGGCTGAGCTACCAGCAAACGTCTCCAAGAACAGATATCCCCACGTGCTGCCCT atgatCACTCTCGGGTCAAGCTGAGCCAGCTGCGGGAGGAGCCCCACTCAGACTACATCAATGCAAACTTCATGCCT GGCTATACATCCCAGCAGGAGTTCATTGCCACCCAGGGCCCCCTGAAGAAAACGATAGAGGACTTTTGGAGGCTGGTGTGGGAGCAAAACATCTGCAACATCATCATGCTGACAGTGTGCATGGAGAATGGGCGG GTCCTCTGTGATCATTACTGGCCATCCGAATCGGCCCCAGTCTCCTATGGGCAGGTCCAGGTCCACCTGCtgatgcagagcagctctgaggagtgGACCATACGCGAGTTCAAACTGTGGCAT GAGGGTCTCCGGGCAGAGCGGCATGTGTCCCACCTGCACTACACGGCGTGGCCCGACCACGGGATCCCAGAGTCCACGACTTCGATCATGACCTTCAGAGAACTGGTCCGGGAGCACATCCAGAGCACCAAGGACGCGGGGCCAACCCTCGTGCACTGCAG CGCTGGCGTGGGCCGCACCGGCACCTTCATTGCCCTGGAccggctgctgcagcagatgaAGCAGGAGAAGGTGGTGGACATCTTTGGTGTTGTTTACACCTTGCGGATGAACCGTTACCTGATGATTCAGACACTG TCCCAGTATATTTTCCTGCACAGCTGTATCCTGGACAAGATCTTGGAGGAGCCGCTCGTGGGTTTATCAGGGACAGAGAG GTCCTGCCGTATCCCGCTGAAAAGCTTTGCTCAGCACTATGCCCAGAAGGCAGCCAAGTCCCATGTGGGCTTCCTGAGGGAGTACGAG ACCCTCCTAGAGGCAGTCAAGGAAGAAGCCAGCTCTGCAACACCATCTTCAGGCAACCAGCAGGCACGGCCCTCTTCCAGCATCCTCCCAT ATGATCGCTCCAGAGTGAAGTTTTCCCTGCTGGAACACGGCCCTTTCTCAGGTCTCCTGCAGGTGTGGCGTGTCCCG ggctgcagctccagcagggaATATCTGGCTGTCCAGGGGCCTGACAAGTTGACCATGGAGGACTTCTGGACCCTGGTGTGGGAACAGGACATTCACACCATCCTAACACTTCTCCCACGGCAGGAGAAGGTGGAG GTCCCAAGCGAGGAGTGCTGGCCGCTGGAAGGAGACTCTCTCTGCACAAAGATGCTGACCATCCAGTGTGGCACAGAGAAGCTTGTCTCTGGATGGAGGTGTATCCAGCTCAAAATGAAACAC gagaagaaagcaaaggagaggCAGGTACAACAGTTCCTATACACGCTCTGGAGTCCCAAGAAGCAGCCAGATGTCCAGAGCCTGGTGGAGCTCCTCACTGCTGTCAGACAGTGCATGAGCCCCCGGAAGAGAGCCGGtcctctcctgctgcactgcag TGGTGGCATGAGCCAAATGGGGACGCTGATCTCCCTGGATTGCCTGTTGCACCAGATGAAAGCGGAGAGAACCGTGGATGTCTATGGCGTGACCCTCCAGCTGACAAGAAGCTGCTGTCTCATGACCCCGACTCTG GACCAGTACATGTTCCTGTACACCTGCATCCGGGACATCATTGCTCAGAAGCTGCCCTAA